One genomic segment of Acinetobacter oleivorans DR1 includes these proteins:
- a CDS encoding IclR family transcriptional regulator, whose translation MAISSFGKILTVLDLFSVSRPVINVDIICEELGLSKPTSYRYLKELVSTDLLKRINGTSGDYTLGSKIAVLDYISRTTDPLVQISTPFMRNIVERTELCCLLTYLNDDYCIDIHHEIFKDTELLSYGRGCPRPIYVGSSPKTMVSHLSKQRMQDYYHRYQQELKQSGFAEDEPSFIQRMRKIKKQGFYFSQGEIDPNVSGLAVPVRFSNKEVPLALTLVASKNRFDFLNVEKLIEILQENAALIEQRFMELSEKGEI comes from the coding sequence ATGGCAATTTCAAGTTTTGGCAAAATTTTAACCGTACTGGACCTATTTTCAGTTTCGCGTCCAGTCATTAATGTCGATATTATTTGCGAAGAACTTGGCTTGTCTAAACCAACCAGTTACCGTTACCTAAAAGAGTTGGTGTCTACCGATCTATTAAAACGCATTAATGGGACATCTGGCGATTATACCTTAGGCTCAAAAATTGCAGTTCTTGACTATATATCTCGGACAACAGACCCATTAGTTCAAATCAGCACACCGTTTATGCGAAATATTGTAGAACGTACCGAACTGTGCTGCTTGCTCACCTATTTAAATGATGACTATTGCATCGACATTCATCATGAAATATTTAAAGACACTGAACTGCTCTCGTATGGTCGAGGCTGCCCAAGACCGATTTACGTTGGGTCATCTCCAAAAACGATGGTTTCGCATTTAAGTAAACAACGGATGCAAGATTACTATCATCGTTATCAACAAGAATTAAAACAATCAGGTTTTGCTGAAGATGAACCGAGCTTTATTCAGCGTATGCGAAAAATTAAAAAACAAGGCTTCTATTTCTCACAAGGTGAGATTGACCCAAATGTTTCTGGGCTTGCCGTTCCAGTACGTTTTTCGAACAAAGAAGTGCCTTTAGCTTTAACTCTAGTTGCCTCTAAAAATCGTTTTGATTTTTTAAATGTTGAAAAGCTCATCGAAATTTTACAAGAAAATGCAGCACTTATTGAGCAGCGTTTTATGGAGTTATCTGAAAAAGGTGAAATCTAA
- a CDS encoding alpha-ketoglutarate-dependent dioxygenase AlkB family protein, with product MTLDLFSPEPCENLLPYDGEVQDYGCILSPEEAEQYFHYLYQHLAWKHDEAKLYGKHFITARKVAWYGDDYYQYKYSGVARDSLPWDKALAKLKQQVEQILSEKFNSCLANLYEDGTQGMAWHSDSDVSLAKTTTIASLSFGATRKFSFRHIQSKEKVELWLQPGQLIVMRGETQQYWQHRLNRSTKILQPRINLTFRQFQFL from the coding sequence ATGACCTTGGATTTATTTTCTCCAGAGCCTTGTGAGAATTTATTACCCTACGATGGTGAAGTTCAGGACTATGGTTGTATTTTAAGCCCTGAAGAAGCTGAACAATATTTTCATTATCTTTACCAGCACCTCGCGTGGAAACATGACGAGGCTAAGTTGTATGGCAAGCACTTTATAACAGCTCGAAAAGTTGCATGGTATGGAGATGACTACTATCAATATAAATATTCGGGTGTCGCACGTGATTCTTTGCCGTGGGACAAAGCACTCGCCAAACTAAAACAACAGGTAGAGCAAATACTTTCAGAGAAATTTAATTCTTGCTTAGCAAATCTCTATGAAGATGGAACTCAAGGTATGGCTTGGCACAGTGATTCGGATGTGTCTTTGGCAAAAACCACAACAATTGCTTCTTTAAGCTTTGGTGCTACCCGAAAATTTTCTTTTAGACATATTCAAAGTAAAGAGAAAGTTGAATTATGGCTCCAGCCAGGTCAACTCATTGTGATGCGTGGTGAGACACAACAATATTGGCAACACCGTTTAAATCGCTCAACAAAAATTTTACAACCACGTATTAATCTTACTTTTCGGCAATTTCAGTTCTTATAA
- a CDS encoding methylated-DNA--[protein]-cysteine S-methyltransferase encodes MQMLSSRQFAVIANVIEYLYEHLDQQPSLDDVASHMNLSSGYIQRQFQEWVGISPKKFVQYMSLQQAKYYLLQKRSLLETALNTGLSGTGRLHDLFIQLEGMTPGEYKQQGEGVILNYSVETSPFGELLVVSSEKGICSIRFIETHENIEDLIKQYFPKAQLKNQSPIWHKQVAEWFEQDFSEHLQQKLPLNLAGTPFQLQVWEALLTIPEGQLRTYQDIAEQIGKPKAVRAVATAIGQNPIAYLIPCHRVIRATGMVGEYHWQKGRKLALLAWEMSKQHGETV; translated from the coding sequence ATGCAAATGCTTTCTTCTCGGCAATTTGCTGTAATTGCCAATGTAATTGAATATTTATATGAACATCTAGATCAGCAACCAAGTCTGGATGATGTTGCGAGCCATATGAATTTAAGTTCAGGTTATATCCAACGTCAGTTTCAGGAATGGGTGGGGATTAGCCCGAAAAAATTTGTCCAATATATGAGTTTGCAGCAGGCTAAATATTATTTGCTACAAAAGCGAAGCTTATTAGAAACTGCTTTAAACACAGGCTTGTCGGGTACTGGTCGTTTACATGATCTGTTTATTCAGCTCGAAGGGATGACACCTGGTGAGTATAAACAGCAAGGCGAAGGCGTGATTCTTAATTATTCGGTTGAGACAAGCCCCTTCGGTGAGCTGTTGGTGGTAAGTAGTGAAAAGGGTATATGTTCTATACGGTTTATCGAAACTCATGAGAATATTGAAGATTTAATTAAGCAGTATTTCCCAAAAGCCCAATTGAAAAATCAGTCACCGATTTGGCATAAACAAGTTGCAGAATGGTTCGAACAAGATTTTTCAGAACACTTACAGCAGAAACTTCCTCTTAATTTGGCAGGAACCCCCTTCCAACTGCAAGTTTGGGAAGCGTTACTGACCATTCCAGAAGGTCAATTGCGGACCTATCAAGATATTGCAGAGCAAATTGGCAAACCTAAAGCGGTACGAGCTGTTGCTACCGCAATTGGACAAAATCCGATTGCATATTTGATTCCCTGTCATCGAGTGATCCGCGCAACAGGAATGGTCGGAGAATATCATTGGCAAAAGGGGCGTAAATTGGCATTGTTAGCTTGGGAGATGTCAAAGCAACATGGAGAGACCGTATGA
- the pgsA gene encoding CDP-diacylglycerol--glycerol-3-phosphate 3-phosphatidyltransferase — MTTGRILNIPNILTLARIALIPVFLVIAYWPPAMGIGEQAGNMSRHIILTAIFVLAAITDWFDGYLARTLNQTSAFGRFLDPVADKLMVAAALIVLVQWNPTISMAFAAIVIISREITVSALREWMAELGARTSVAVSTVGKYKTAFQMIAISVFLLNWQPLEMLAYALLYTAVILTLWSMFIYLKAAWPYLKQP, encoded by the coding sequence ATGACCACAGGGCGAATCCTGAATATCCCAAATATCCTAACGTTGGCGCGTATCGCGCTTATTCCTGTATTTTTGGTGATTGCGTATTGGCCGCCTGCAATGGGTATTGGTGAGCAAGCAGGAAATATGAGTCGTCATATTATTTTGACGGCTATTTTTGTGTTGGCTGCTATTACCGATTGGTTTGATGGCTATTTGGCACGAACTTTAAACCAGACTTCAGCATTTGGCCGTTTTTTAGATCCAGTTGCAGATAAGCTCATGGTGGCGGCAGCACTTATTGTTTTGGTGCAGTGGAATCCAACCATTTCAATGGCTTTTGCGGCAATTGTCATTATTTCACGGGAAATTACAGTTTCTGCTTTACGTGAGTGGATGGCAGAACTTGGCGCAAGAACAAGCGTAGCTGTATCAACAGTAGGTAAATATAAAACAGCTTTTCAGATGATTGCCATTAGTGTGTTCTTACTCAATTGGCAACCTTTAGAAATGTTGGCTTACGCGTTGTTATATACAGCAGTCATTTTAACTTTATGGTCAATGTTTATTTACCTTAAAGCAGCTTGGCCATATTTAAAGCAACCTTAA